A region of Diospyros lotus cultivar Yz01 chromosome 3, ASM1463336v1, whole genome shotgun sequence DNA encodes the following proteins:
- the LOC127796853 gene encoding protein FAR-RED IMPAIRED RESPONSE 1-like has protein sequence MGHDAETLIEHFTFEREKNPNFFFDYDTDSDNRMLRCFWADSESRRSYAFFGDVVVFDTTYNTNRYSMIFALFVGVNHHGQTIIFGCRLLSDEMIESFVWLFSKFLEAMPNQATPVVIITDQDAAISKAISMLLPFTQHQFCLWHILNKFLEKINVMLYNEQYHRLVNIIKQSESPEEFEQRWTEIMETTNLDSNDWLINMYEIRNRWVPTYVNHVFSAGMSSSQRVESNHSFLKRLDGLDDPYHPQYSFDGTHNDGFTSITNNNYEDVNVNFDNYFP, from the exons ATGGGTCATGACGCTGAAACACTAATCGAGCATTTCacatttgagagagaaaaaaatccaaactttttctttgattatgaTACGGACTCGGATAATAGGATGCTTCGTTGTTTTTGGGCTGATTCTGAATCAAGAAGATCATATGCCTTCTTTGGCGatgttgtggtgtttgatacaaCCTACAACACCAATAGGTACTCGATGATATTTGCCCTATTTGTTGGTGTAAATCATCATGGCCAGACCATTATTTTTGGTTGCAGATTGTTAAGTGATGAGATGATAGAATCATTTGTTTGGTTGTTTTCGAAGTTCTTAGAAGCTATGCCAAACCAAGCGACCCCTGTTGTTATAATCACTGATCAAGACGCTGCAATTTCAAAGGCTATCTCAATGCTATTGCCGTTCACTCAACACCAGTTTTGCCTGTGGCATATTTTGAACAAGTTTTTAGAAAAAATCAATGTCATGCTATATAATGAGCAGTATCACAGGCTGGTAAATATTATTAAACAGTCTGAATCGCCTGAGGAGTTCGAACAACGGTGGACCGAGATAATGGAAACCACCAATTTAGACAGCAATGATTGGTTGATCAACATGTATGAAATACGCAATCGATGGGTACCAACGTATGTCAACCATGTATTTAGTGCAGGAATGTCTAGTAGCCAAAGGGTTGAGAGCAATCACTCATTTTTGAAGAG GTTAGATGGGTTGGATGACCCATATCACCCCCAGTATTCTTTTGATGGCACACATAATGATGGGTTCACTAGTATTACCAATAACAACTATGAAGATGTGAACgtcaattttgataattatttccCGTGA